In Halobaculum rubrum, the following are encoded in one genomic region:
- a CDS encoding acylphosphatase, which translates to MSDDAGTSGDATDRVRAHVFVSGRVQGVFYRANTRDTARELDLDGWVRNLDDGRVEAVFEGPREAVEELVEWCHTGSPSALVEDVAVEYDDPEGERGFTIRR; encoded by the coding sequence ATGAGCGACGACGCAGGAACGAGCGGCGACGCGACGGACCGCGTCCGGGCACACGTGTTCGTGTCCGGGCGAGTACAGGGTGTCTTCTATCGGGCGAACACCCGCGATACTGCGCGCGAACTGGACCTCGACGGCTGGGTTCGCAACCTCGACGACGGGCGCGTCGAGGCGGTGTTCGAGGGACCGCGCGAGGCGGTCGAGGAACTGGTCGAGTGGTGTCACACCGGGAGTCCGAGCGCGCTCGTCGAGGACGTCGCGGTCGAGTACGACGACCCGGAGGGGGAACGCGGCTTCACGATCCGGCGATAG
- a CDS encoding BMP family lipoprotein gives MDTDRFDRRKFVKGVGAASLVGLAGCSGGPESGGSDDGDTEASTPAADGEDTEASETDASGSDTTNIGMVYATGGLGDGSFNDQAQTGIQQAAEEFDLSYDESEPDSVSQFSTYQTQYAQSTDPDYDLVSCIGFLQADALSETAPDYPEQDFMIVDSVVDADNVRSYTFKEHEGSYLVGQLAGLLTSQSFSAGDSSTQGDSTNVGFVGGVESSLIAKFEAGFTAGAKAANEDIDVQTTYTGSFSDPSAGQEAALSMYSSGADIVYHAAGNTGTGVFQAARDEGKFAIGVDRDQSVTTDYQDVILASMVKRVDTAVYNAAEATVNGNFEGGTATSLGLAEDGVDIVYGTGLGDQIPDEVTSEVQSSREAIVDGDISVPQNPDDV, from the coding sequence ATGGACACTGACCGGTTCGACAGGCGGAAGTTCGTGAAGGGCGTCGGCGCGGCGAGCCTCGTGGGGCTCGCGGGCTGTTCGGGCGGCCCGGAGTCGGGCGGCTCGGACGACGGGGACACCGAGGCGTCGACGCCGGCGGCCGACGGCGAGGACACCGAGGCGTCCGAGACCGATGCGTCCGGCTCGGACACGACGAACATCGGGATGGTGTACGCGACCGGCGGGCTCGGCGACGGCTCGTTCAACGACCAGGCCCAGACGGGGATCCAGCAGGCCGCCGAGGAGTTCGACCTCTCGTACGACGAGTCCGAACCCGATTCGGTGTCGCAGTTCAGCACCTACCAGACGCAGTACGCGCAGTCGACCGACCCCGACTACGACCTCGTGTCGTGCATCGGCTTCTTGCAGGCGGACGCGCTCTCGGAGACGGCGCCCGACTACCCCGAGCAGGACTTCATGATCGTCGACAGCGTCGTCGACGCCGACAACGTCCGCTCGTACACGTTCAAAGAGCACGAGGGCTCGTACCTCGTCGGCCAGCTGGCCGGGCTGCTCACGAGCCAGTCGTTCTCCGCGGGCGACTCCTCGACGCAGGGCGACTCCACGAACGTCGGCTTCGTCGGCGGCGTCGAGTCGTCGCTCATCGCGAAGTTCGAGGCCGGCTTCACCGCCGGCGCCAAGGCCGCCAACGAGGACATCGACGTGCAGACGACGTACACCGGCAGCTTCTCGGACCCCTCGGCCGGCCAGGAGGCCGCGCTGTCGATGTACAGTTCCGGCGCCGACATCGTCTACCACGCGGCGGGTAACACCGGGACCGGCGTCTTCCAGGCCGCCCGCGACGAGGGCAAGTTCGCAATCGGTGTCGACCGCGACCAGTCGGTGACCACCGACTACCAGGACGTCATCCTCGCGTCGATGGTCAAGCGCGTCGACACCGCGGTGTACAACGCCGCGGAGGCGACCGTGAACGGCAACTTCGAGGGCGGCACCGCGACCAGCCTCGGCCTGGCCGAGGACGGCGTCGACATCGTCTACGGCACCGGACTCGGCGACCAGATCCCCGACGAGGTGACCTCGGAGGTCCAGTCGTCGCGTGAGGCCATCGTCGACGGCGACATCTCGGTCCCGCAGAACCCCGACGACGTCTGA
- a CDS encoding phosphomannomutase, protein MDLFGTAGIRGDVTERVTPELVLDVTRALGDHAREAGDREFVVGRDGRVTGSALAAAAEAGLASAGAEVRRIGQVPTPALAFASRGRRGVMLTASHNPPTDNGVKAFVDGVEYGEAAETAVENRVDDGADPADWDEWGDGVDEDVLDAYRSAVVEYAREFGADSEGVRVAVDCGNGMSALATPQVLRELGADVVTLNATVDGHFPGRESKPTPESLSDLREFVADGAADFGIGHDGDGDRIVVVDADGEVVHEDTVLAILAERYVRASDAADPVVVTTPNASGRIDERVDAAGGRVERVALGYLHDGIASVRESGGDVAFAAEPWKHVHTAFGDWIDAVASAALITRLVADDGVAGLREPVTERPYRKVSVECPDDDKAAAMDRLAETLPAAFPDAEVDPEYGVRLTFPDASWTLVRPSGTEPYVRVYAEHDDVDPFVEEVAGAVESAVEAVS, encoded by the coding sequence ATGGATCTGTTCGGAACCGCCGGCATCCGCGGCGACGTCACCGAGCGCGTCACGCCGGAGCTCGTCCTCGACGTGACCCGGGCGCTCGGCGACCACGCGCGAGAGGCCGGCGACCGGGAGTTCGTCGTCGGGCGGGACGGCCGTGTCACCGGCTCAGCGCTGGCTGCCGCCGCCGAGGCGGGCCTCGCGTCCGCCGGGGCGGAGGTCCGCCGGATCGGTCAGGTGCCGACGCCGGCGTTGGCGTTCGCCTCGCGGGGGCGCCGCGGCGTCATGCTCACCGCGTCGCACAACCCGCCGACCGACAACGGCGTCAAGGCGTTTGTCGACGGCGTCGAGTACGGCGAGGCCGCCGAGACGGCCGTCGAGAACCGCGTCGACGACGGGGCTGACCCGGCGGACTGGGACGAGTGGGGCGACGGCGTCGACGAGGACGTGCTCGACGCGTACCGCTCGGCGGTCGTCGAGTACGCCCGCGAGTTCGGCGCCGACTCCGAGGGCGTCCGCGTCGCCGTCGACTGCGGCAACGGGATGTCCGCGCTCGCGACCCCCCAAGTGCTCCGGGAGCTGGGAGCCGACGTCGTGACGCTGAACGCGACCGTCGACGGGCACTTCCCCGGTCGGGAGTCGAAGCCGACGCCGGAGTCGCTGTCCGACCTCCGGGAGTTCGTCGCCGACGGGGCCGCGGACTTCGGAATCGGCCACGACGGCGACGGCGACCGGATCGTCGTCGTCGACGCCGACGGCGAGGTCGTCCACGAGGACACGGTGCTGGCGATCCTCGCCGAGCGGTACGTCCGCGCGAGCGACGCCGCGGATCCGGTCGTCGTGACGACGCCGAACGCCTCGGGTCGTATCGACGAGCGCGTCGATGCCGCGGGCGGGCGCGTCGAGCGCGTCGCGCTGGGCTACCTCCACGACGGCATCGCCTCCGTCCGGGAATCCGGCGGCGACGTGGCCTTCGCGGCCGAGCCGTGGAAGCACGTCCACACCGCCTTCGGCGACTGGATCGACGCCGTCGCCAGCGCGGCGCTGATAACCCGTCTCGTCGCCGACGACGGGGTGGCGGGGCTCCGTGAACCGGTCACCGAACGACCGTACCGCAAGGTCAGCGTCGAGTGCCCCGACGACGACAAGGCCGCCGCGATGGACCGGCTCGCGGAGACGCTGCCCGCGGCGTTCCCCGACGCCGAGGTGGACCCGGAGTACGGCGTCCGACTCACGTTCCCCGACGCCTCGTGGACGCTCGTTCGGCCGTCCGGCACCGAGCCGTACGTCCGCGTGTACGCGGAACACGACGACGTGGACCCGTTCGTCGAGGAGGTCGCCGGCGCCGTCGAGTCGGCGGTCGAAGCTGTCAGCTGA
- a CDS encoding DICT sensory domain-containing protein encodes MSLRAVIDAVEGREKRLTVFDPPTDDAVAELREYFASQAVRIEEGTTDSGLSGYVVLSDEHDDEVLAAVDLRHLRGEVAVGPGERSAFAPILEHLDEATFTSYDLGQMMAATREMEDRAWRSGAGELHAGFQRVDAIRAQKGVYEDLATKEIDIHAYCGPSDDAPEIEGVSIHREDADEIRRSWFVAFDGGGDPGDACLLLAEERGDPADRQFYGFWTYDSTTVATVIDHLQETYAITA; translated from the coding sequence ATGTCACTTCGGGCAGTCATCGACGCCGTCGAGGGCCGAGAGAAACGCCTGACGGTGTTCGATCCGCCGACCGACGACGCGGTCGCGGAGCTGCGCGAGTACTTCGCCTCCCAGGCCGTCCGGATCGAGGAGGGCACGACCGACAGCGGCCTCTCGGGGTACGTCGTGCTCTCCGACGAGCACGACGACGAGGTGCTCGCGGCGGTCGACCTCCGGCATCTCCGGGGCGAGGTCGCGGTCGGGCCGGGCGAGCGGAGCGCGTTCGCGCCCATCCTCGAACACCTCGACGAGGCGACGTTCACATCGTACGACCTCGGCCAGATGATGGCGGCGACCCGGGAGATGGAGGACCGGGCGTGGCGTTCGGGGGCGGGCGAGCTCCACGCCGGCTTCCAGCGCGTCGACGCGATCCGCGCGCAGAAGGGCGTCTACGAGGACCTCGCGACCAAGGAGATCGACATCCACGCCTACTGTGGCCCGAGCGACGACGCACCCGAGATCGAGGGCGTGTCGATCCACCGGGAGGACGCCGACGAGATCAGACGCTCCTGGTTCGTCGCGTTCGACGGCGGCGGCGACCCCGGCGACGCCTGTCTGCTCCTCGCCGAGGAGCGGGGCGACCCCGCCGACCGACAGTTCTACGGGTTCTGGACCTACGACTCGACCACCGTCGCGACGGTGATCGACCACCTCCAGGAGACGTACGCGATCACCGCGTAA
- a CDS encoding COG1361 S-layer family protein translates to MSRRPQTLLIAALLIFSAVGAGFVGVAAADEDPRFETDVAEPVLQPGTTQELTVELTNDAADRDDDVEPALDVNATVGDIDGIDVLSSTRDLGRMGDGATRSVTVQIDVAANIPGGEHRVPITVKYRDEDDEDEVLTTTVYATVRVQERARFELEDVESAAPVGGSGTVSVTIRNVGKESARNAVLSLQSGNGDLTFGRSASARRFVGMLGPNETRTVEVDATLVESAETREYAVDATVEYEAEGGASATSRPLSFGVLPLPEQTFGVDDLASTLRVGEEGQVTGTVTNTGERTVTNAVVLFETTNPNVSPLESEVAVGTLDPGESTEFAFDIEVSDAAEAGPRQFTLRVQYRDDEGTRRTGDSIDAPVSIAQSRDEFAVSAVNGTVEVGSGGTFTLEVTNNRDEPVRDVSAKLFLDGPLSSGDDEGFIDAIAPGETREVTFDLSMAGSAIADKTYPASVDFRYETGDGDTLISDTYEVPVEAVAPSGNGLPLGAIGVAAVVVVLGIAGAVYLRRNR, encoded by the coding sequence ATGTCACGCCGCCCACAGACGCTGTTGATCGCAGCCCTACTGATCTTCTCCGCGGTCGGCGCGGGATTCGTCGGCGTCGCGGCCGCGGACGAGGACCCCCGATTCGAGACCGATGTGGCCGAGCCGGTGCTCCAGCCCGGGACGACCCAGGAGCTCACCGTCGAACTCACGAACGACGCCGCCGACCGCGACGACGACGTCGAGCCGGCGCTCGACGTGAACGCCACGGTCGGCGATATCGACGGGATCGACGTCCTCTCGTCCACGAGGGACCTCGGCCGAATGGGCGACGGCGCCACCCGGTCGGTGACGGTACAGATCGACGTCGCGGCCAACATCCCCGGCGGGGAGCACCGCGTCCCGATCACCGTCAAGTACCGCGACGAGGACGACGAGGACGAGGTGCTCACGACGACGGTGTACGCGACAGTCCGCGTGCAGGAGCGTGCCCGATTCGAGCTCGAAGACGTCGAGTCGGCCGCTCCGGTCGGCGGATCGGGGACCGTTTCGGTGACGATCCGCAACGTCGGCAAGGAGTCGGCCCGGAATGCGGTCCTCTCGCTCCAGTCCGGTAACGGCGACCTCACGTTCGGCCGGTCGGCGAGTGCCCGCCGGTTCGTCGGCATGCTCGGTCCGAACGAGACCCGGACCGTCGAGGTCGACGCGACGCTCGTCGAGTCGGCCGAGACGCGCGAGTACGCGGTCGACGCGACCGTCGAGTACGAGGCGGAGGGCGGCGCGTCGGCCACCTCCCGACCGCTCTCGTTCGGCGTACTCCCGCTGCCCGAACAGACGTTCGGTGTCGACGACCTCGCGAGCACCCTCCGGGTCGGCGAGGAGGGGCAGGTAACCGGCACCGTGACCAACACGGGTGAGCGGACCGTGACGAACGCCGTCGTCCTGTTCGAGACGACGAACCCGAACGTCTCGCCGCTGGAGTCCGAGGTCGCCGTCGGGACGCTCGACCCCGGCGAGTCGACCGAGTTCGCGTTCGACATCGAGGTGTCCGACGCCGCGGAGGCGGGACCGCGCCAGTTCACGCTGCGCGTCCAGTATCGTGACGACGAGGGCACCCGCAGGACCGGCGATTCGATCGACGCGCCGGTCTCGATCGCCCAGTCCCGCGACGAGTTCGCCGTGAGCGCGGTCAACGGAACGGTCGAGGTCGGGAGCGGCGGGACGTTCACCCTCGAGGTGACGAACAACCGCGACGAGCCGGTACGCGACGTGTCCGCGAAGCTGTTCCTCGATGGCCCGCTGTCGTCGGGGGACGACGAGGGGTTCATCGACGCGATCGCCCCCGGCGAGACGAGAGAGGTGACGTTCGACCTCTCGATGGCCGGGAGCGCGATCGCCGACAAGACGTACCCCGCGAGCGTCGACTTCCGGTACGAGACCGGCGACGGTGATACCCTGATCTCCGACACCTACGAGGTGCCGGTCGAGGCGGTCGCGCCCAGCGGGAACGGCCTGCCGCTCGGTGCCATCGGCGTCGCGGCGGTCGTCGTCGTTCTCGGGATCGCCGGCGCCGTCTACCTCCGGCGCAACAGATGA
- a CDS encoding ABC transporter ATP-binding protein, whose translation MTEAVRLDSITKRFPGVVANDDVTLSVERGTVHALLGENGAGKTTLMNVLYGLYEPTEGDVYVDGDGLTYEEGDEDRGGDDGLAAIADAPRRFDSPGDAIDAGVGMIHQHFMLVDPMTVAENITLGNEPRKWGGLSVDRGAARDAVLELSERYGFDVEPGARIEDVGVGVQQRVEILKALYRGAEVLILDEPTAVLTPQEVDDLFEVLEELTDAGKTVIFITHKLGEALEAADEVTVLRDGRNVGSVETAGTTREELAELMVGREVVLETEMSPGTPGETALSVEDVTALDDRDVVAVDDVSFAVREGEVFGIAGVDGNGQSELVEVVTGLHTPAEGRVELAGRDVTDASRRERTRAGMAYIPEDRQDRGLVMDFDLTENGVLGSQHDAPFAERGRLDWDRAEGHADAIIDEFDVRPPDAGAEAKSLSGGNQQKFIVGREFARDPSCLVASHPTRGVDIGSTEFIHDRLVDLRDEGRAVLLVSSKLDEVRGLSDRLAVMYRGRIVDVVDPDEVTEEQLGLMMAGERPDDVPRAERVAVGAGGSTASTDSGAASGDDAEVTDD comes from the coding sequence ATGACGGAGGCCGTCCGCCTCGACTCGATTACGAAGCGCTTCCCCGGCGTCGTCGCCAACGACGACGTCACGCTCTCGGTCGAGCGGGGGACGGTCCACGCCCTCCTCGGCGAGAACGGCGCGGGCAAGACCACCCTGATGAACGTCCTCTACGGGCTGTACGAGCCCACCGAGGGCGACGTGTACGTCGACGGGGACGGCCTGACGTACGAGGAGGGCGACGAGGACCGCGGGGGCGACGACGGGCTCGCCGCGATCGCCGACGCGCCGCGGCGGTTCGACTCCCCCGGCGACGCGATCGACGCCGGGGTCGGGATGATCCACCAGCACTTCATGCTGGTCGACCCGATGACCGTCGCCGAGAACATCACGCTGGGCAACGAGCCGCGCAAGTGGGGCGGCCTCTCCGTGGATCGCGGGGCCGCCAGAGACGCCGTGCTGGAGCTGTCGGAACGGTACGGCTTCGACGTGGAACCGGGCGCGCGCATCGAGGACGTCGGTGTCGGCGTCCAACAGCGCGTCGAGATCCTGAAGGCGTTGTACCGCGGCGCGGAGGTACTCATCCTCGACGAGCCGACGGCCGTGCTCACCCCGCAGGAAGTCGATGACCTGTTCGAGGTGCTCGAGGAGCTGACCGACGCGGGGAAGACGGTCATCTTCATCACCCACAAGCTGGGCGAGGCGCTGGAGGCGGCCGACGAGGTGACGGTCCTGCGCGACGGCCGGAACGTGGGGAGCGTCGAGACGGCGGGGACGACCCGCGAGGAACTCGCGGAGCTGATGGTCGGCCGCGAGGTGGTGCTGGAGACGGAGATGTCCCCCGGAACCCCCGGCGAGACGGCGCTCTCGGTCGAGGACGTCACCGCCCTCGACGACCGCGACGTGGTCGCCGTCGACGACGTCTCCTTCGCCGTCCGCGAGGGGGAGGTGTTCGGTATCGCCGGCGTCGATGGCAACGGACAGTCGGAGCTCGTGGAGGTCGTCACCGGCCTCCACACCCCCGCCGAGGGACGCGTCGAGCTCGCGGGTCGCGACGTGACGGACGCCTCTCGCCGGGAGCGAACCCGCGCGGGCATGGCGTACATTCCCGAGGACCGGCAGGACCGCGGGCTCGTGATGGACTTCGACCTCACCGAGAACGGCGTGCTCGGCTCCCAGCACGACGCCCCGTTCGCCGAACGCGGCCGGCTCGACTGGGACCGTGCGGAGGGCCACGCGGACGCGATCATCGACGAGTTCGATGTCCGTCCCCCGGACGCCGGCGCCGAGGCGAAGTCGCTGTCGGGCGGCAACCAACAGAAGTTCATCGTCGGCCGCGAGTTCGCGCGCGACCCGTCGTGTCTCGTCGCGTCGCACCCGACTCGCGGGGTCGACATCGGGTCGACGGAGTTCATCCACGACCGGCTCGTCGATCTGCGCGACGAGGGCCGGGCGGTCCTTCTGGTCTCCTCGAAGCTCGACGAGGTTCGCGGCCTCTCGGACCGCCTCGCGGTGATGTACCGCGGGCGGATCGTCGACGTGGTCGATCCCGACGAGGTGACCGAGGAGCAACTCGGACTCATGATGGCCGGCGAGCGTCCCGACGACGTCCCGCGCGCCGAGCGCGTCGCCGTCGGGGCCGGCGGGTCGACGGCTTCGACCGACAGCGGGGCCGCATCCGGCGACGACGCGGAGGTGACCGATGACTGA
- a CDS encoding DMT family transporter, with product MTASVGSRRYVAALAPLAAAAIWGGMYVVSKWGFDLIPPLTLGFLRVVVGAVALYAVVRARGVAVDRADYRGFAVLGGWVAVTIASQFLGTELTNASQGSLLTVLTPVFTVALGAAVLDEEVTRRSAGGMALAAVGTLLVLAGQYDLTRLGGGSAAGVGALVLASLAWAGYTVWGVPLVRKYSALTAATYSCLAALPVLAVLSAAELAVRAPPLAAMLSPGALLAVAYLGLGSTAAAWYLWYKGLETVSAGTVAAFFFAQPLVGAALGAALLGEAIGPWFVVGGATMAAGIWLVSTAADGI from the coding sequence GTGACTGCCTCGGTCGGGAGCCGTCGGTACGTGGCCGCGCTCGCGCCGCTTGCCGCGGCGGCGATCTGGGGCGGGATGTACGTCGTGAGCAAGTGGGGGTTCGACCTGATCCCGCCGCTCACGCTCGGGTTCCTCCGCGTCGTCGTCGGCGCCGTCGCGCTGTACGCGGTCGTCCGCGCACGCGGCGTCGCGGTCGACCGGGCTGACTACCGTGGCTTCGCCGTCCTCGGCGGGTGGGTGGCCGTCACCATCGCCAGCCAGTTCCTCGGCACGGAGCTGACGAACGCCAGTCAGGGGTCGCTGTTGACAGTGTTGACACCCGTTTTCACGGTCGCCCTCGGCGCGGCGGTGCTCGACGAGGAGGTGACCCGCCGCTCGGCCGGCGGGATGGCGCTCGCGGCCGTCGGCACGCTGCTCGTGCTCGCTGGCCAGTACGACCTGACCCGTCTCGGCGGCGGAAGCGCCGCCGGTGTGGGCGCGCTCGTCCTCGCGAGCCTCGCGTGGGCCGGCTACACCGTCTGGGGCGTGCCGCTCGTTCGGAAGTACTCGGCGCTCACGGCGGCGACGTACTCCTGTCTCGCCGCTTTGCCCGTGCTTGCGGTGCTGTCGGCCGCGGAGCTGGCGGTCCGGGCGCCGCCGCTCGCGGCGATGCTGTCGCCGGGCGCGCTGCTCGCCGTCGCGTACCTCGGCCTCGGATCGACGGCGGCGGCGTGGTACCTCTGGTACAAGGGGCTGGAGACGGTGTCGGCGGGCACCGTCGCGGCGTTCTTCTTCGCCCAGCCGCTCGTCGGCGCGGCGCTCGGTGCCGCGCTGCTCGGGGAGGCGATCGGTCCCTGGTTCGTCGTCGGGGGGGCGACGATGGCCGCGGGGATCTGGCTGGTGAGCACTGCCGCCGACGGGATCTGA
- a CDS encoding efflux RND transporter permease subunit, which yields MSGEGVTAAVATEITERPGRIVAAFLLLTLVFAGGLANVSTAAGTEQFTSGIPAEEALSDIQRDFGPSFADDTGSTQLVQRDRNVLSKPAMLRMLEAQYRLQETDGLRVVGVSSPAATVARTIDPNATTTEAQIRALERSTPTEIDQAVRENADNPAFTGGVSDDFNAESASASATIGVVTHEIPGAGGGGAAAGQSGSSPLTDIQLRSQRVVDTVGGDITVFGSGIISAEFSSVITDSLLIVTPAAVLLIIGFLIVAYRDLIDLLLGSFTLLLAVVWTFGFLGLAGIPFSQMMISVPPLLLAVGIDFGIHAVNRYREDRAEGYGVEDAMNLAVRQLLVAFFIVTGTTVIGFLANLTSDLAPIREFGLVAAAGILFTFLLFGVFLPAAKVLIDQRRDVIPIPTFSQAPLGAEGTGLASVLRVGVSVGDRAPRVFLALVLVLTAVSGGYAAGISTSFSQEDFLPPEETPDYLEELPEPFAPSDYTAVATLNFLEEKFTASQGGSVTVYVEGDMEDPTRLEEIHRMGKDPPSTFVSEDGRAESRSIVTVIRQRAASDPEFRRLVNRNDRNANGVPDDNLGEIYDYLLSSSSREQALQYLAEDRRSTRVVYSTEADADQSAVTADGRAVADRYRDTSGVAVATGGTVVFAAVSDLIFVSAVQSLAVALSLTVVFLVVIYGVIEGLPSLGLVNTLPIIASVALVAATMRLAGIAFNAFTATILSLTIGLGIDYSVHVVHRFIDERGDHDLFTALERTVRGTGGALLGSMLTTTTGIGVLVFSVLSILGQFGTLTALSILYSFLTSMLVLPSALVVWDSLKGHDPDRPVEAKPGLSMPFFGGGDRPEPTSAD from the coding sequence ATGAGCGGCGAGGGGGTCACCGCCGCGGTCGCCACGGAGATCACGGAGCGTCCCGGCCGGATCGTCGCGGCGTTCCTGCTGCTCACGCTGGTGTTCGCCGGCGGGCTGGCGAACGTCTCGACGGCCGCCGGCACGGAGCAGTTCACTTCGGGGATCCCTGCAGAGGAGGCACTGTCGGACATCCAGCGGGACTTCGGTCCGTCGTTCGCCGACGACACCGGCTCGACACAGCTCGTCCAGCGGGACCGGAACGTCCTCTCGAAGCCGGCGATGCTGCGAATGCTCGAGGCGCAGTATCGGCTGCAGGAGACGGACGGCTTACGCGTGGTCGGCGTGTCGTCCCCGGCGGCGACGGTCGCACGGACGATCGATCCGAACGCGACCACGACAGAGGCGCAGATCCGCGCGCTCGAACGGTCGACCCCCACGGAGATAGATCAGGCGGTCCGTGAGAACGCGGATAACCCGGCGTTCACCGGCGGCGTGTCCGACGACTTCAACGCCGAGTCGGCCTCTGCGTCGGCCACGATCGGCGTCGTGACCCACGAGATACCGGGCGCCGGCGGCGGCGGTGCGGCGGCCGGGCAGAGCGGTTCCAGCCCGCTGACCGATATCCAGCTCCGGAGCCAGCGCGTCGTCGACACCGTCGGCGGCGACATCACCGTCTTCGGGTCGGGGATCATCTCCGCGGAGTTCTCGTCGGTGATCACCGACTCGCTGCTCATCGTCACGCCCGCGGCGGTCCTGTTGATCATCGGCTTCCTGATCGTCGCCTACCGCGACCTCATCGACCTCCTGTTGGGGTCGTTCACGCTGCTGTTGGCGGTCGTGTGGACGTTCGGGTTCCTCGGGCTCGCCGGGATCCCGTTCAGCCAGATGATGATCTCGGTGCCGCCGCTGCTGCTGGCGGTCGGGATCGACTTCGGTATCCACGCGGTGAACCGCTACCGGGAGGACCGGGCGGAGGGCTACGGCGTCGAGGACGCGATGAACCTGGCAGTTCGGCAGCTTCTCGTGGCGTTCTTCATCGTGACGGGGACGACCGTGATCGGGTTCCTCGCGAACCTCACGTCGGACCTCGCGCCGATCCGGGAGTTCGGGCTGGTCGCGGCCGCGGGCATCCTGTTCACGTTCCTCCTGTTCGGCGTGTTCCTCCCGGCCGCGAAGGTGCTGATCGACCAACGTCGCGACGTCATTCCCATCCCGACGTTCTCCCAGGCGCCGCTCGGCGCCGAGGGGACCGGACTCGCGAGCGTGCTTCGGGTCGGCGTCTCGGTCGGCGACCGCGCGCCGCGGGTGTTCCTCGCGCTCGTGCTCGTTCTCACGGCGGTCTCGGGCGGCTACGCGGCGGGGATCTCCACGTCGTTCTCACAGGAGGACTTCCTCCCGCCCGAGGAGACGCCCGACTACCTGGAGGAACTCCCCGAGCCGTTCGCGCCCAGCGACTACACCGCCGTCGCGACGCTCAACTTCCTCGAGGAGAAGTTCACCGCGAGCCAGGGGGGATCGGTCACGGTCTACGTCGAGGGCGATATGGAGGACCCGACGAGACTCGAGGAGATCCATCGGATGGGGAAGGATCCGCCGAGCACGTTCGTCTCCGAGGACGGGCGCGCGGAGTCACGAAGTATCGTGACGGTCATCCGACAGCGCGCGGCGTCCGACCCCGAGTTCCGCCGGCTCGTGAACCGGAACGACCGGAACGCGAACGGCGTCCCCGACGACAACCTCGGGGAGATCTACGATTACCTGCTGTCGTCGTCCTCGCGCGAGCAGGCGCTGCAGTACCTCGCCGAGGACCGACGGAGCACACGGGTGGTCTACTCGACGGAAGCCGACGCCGACCAGTCGGCGGTGACGGCCGACGGACGCGCGGTCGCCGACCGCTACCGCGACACCAGCGGCGTCGCGGTCGCGACCGGCGGAACCGTGGTGTTCGCCGCCGTGTCTGACCTGATCTTCGTCTCGGCCGTCCAGAGCCTCGCCGTGGCGCTGTCGCTCACGGTTGTGTTCCTGGTCGTCATCTACGGCGTGATCGAGGGCTTGCCGTCGCTCGGCCTCGTCAACACCCTCCCGATCATCGCGTCGGTGGCGCTCGTGGCGGCGACGATGCGGCTCGCGGGCATCGCGTTTAACGCATTCACGGCGACGATCCTCTCGTTGACGATCGGCTTGGGGATCGATTACTCGGTTCACGTCGTCCACCGCTTCATCGACGAGCGCGGCGACCACGACCTCTTCACCGCGCTGGAGCGGACCGTGCGCGGGACGGGGGGCGCGCTCCTCGGGAGCATGCTCACGACGACGACGGGGATCGGCGTCCTCGTGTTCTCGGTGCTGAGCATCCTCGGGCAGTTCGGCACGCTCACCGCGCTGTCGATCCTCTACTCGTTTCTCACGTCGATGTTGGTGCTCCCGTCGGCGCTGGTGGTCTGGGACAGCCTCAAAGGTCACGACCCCGATCGGCCGGTCGAGGCGAAGCCGGGGCTGTCGATGCCGTTCTTCGGCGGCGGCGACCGACCGGAGCCGACGAGCGCGGACTGA